The Sesamum indicum cultivar Zhongzhi No. 13 linkage group LG1, S_indicum_v1.0, whole genome shotgun sequence genome includes a window with the following:
- the LOC105163862 gene encoding peroxisome biogenesis protein 2 isoform X2 produces the protein MDRQTLASSSSSTSGTSVNPPPPEDAWYTTYLKLLPQWESVSSSSRVTIPIDISRVNQIDAARLDIEMSAMLKEQLVKVFSLMKPGMLFQYEPELDAFLEFLIWRFSIWVDKPTPGNALMNLRYRDERAVEARGKVRTGLEGPGLTISQKVWYCIATVGGQYIWARLQSFSAFRRWGDTEQRSLARRSWFLLQRIEGFYKAASFGNLLVFLLTGRYRSLIERALRARLVYGSPNMNRSVSFEYMNRQLVWNEFSEMLLLLLPLLNSSSVKNFLRPFSKDKSSNSEGDDALCPICRATPTTPFLALPCQHRYCYYCLRTRCSATMAFRCSRCNEPVVAMQRYGGSVNNQSQ, from the exons ATGGATAGGCAAACCCTAGCTTCATCGTCTTCCTCCACCAGTGGTACTTCTGTCAATCCTCCACCGCCGGAGGATGCTTGGTATACTACTTACCTCAAGCTGCTTCCTCAATGGGAATCTGTTTCCTCCTCTAGCCGG GTAACAATCCCAATTGATATATCTAGAGTTAATCAAATTGATGCTGCAAGGCTGGACATTGAAATGTCAGCCATGTTGAAAGAACAGCTGGTTAAAGTCTTTTCTTTGATGAAG CCAGGAATGCTATTTCAATATGAACCTGAACTCGAtgcttttcttgaatttcttatATGGAGATTTTCCATCTGGGTTGATAAGCCTACTCCTGGCAATGCTCTCATGAATTTAAGGTATAGGGATGAACGTGCAGTTGAAGCCAGGGGGAAAG TTAGAACGGGATTAGAGGGGCCAGGATTAACTATCTCACAGAAGGTCTGGTATTGTATTGCAACTGTTGGTGGTCAATATATATGGGCCCGTCTTCAGTCGTTCTCTGCTTTCCGAAGATGGGGTGACACAGAACAG CGATCACTAGCTCGTCGAAGTTGGTTTCTATTACAACGAATAGAAGGATTTTACAAGGCTGCATCTTTTGGAAACCTACTCGTATTCCTCTTGACAGGAAG gtATAGGAGTCTTATTGAGAGAGCCTTACGCGCAAGACTTGTCTATGGAAGCCCTAACATGAATCGATCTGTAAGCTTTGAATACATGAATCGGCAGTTGGTGTGGAATGAATTTTCG GAaatgctgctgctgcttcttCCTCTTCTGAATTCATCATCTGTTAAAAATTTTCTCCGCCCATTCTCAAAAGATAAATCGTCAAACTCAGAAGGAGATGACGCTTTATGCCCCATCTGCCGGGCAACTCCAACCACTCCATTTTTAGCTCTCCCGTGTCAGCACAG GTATTGCTACTACTGTCTCCGGACGCGATGTTCTGCGACCATGGCATTCCGGTGCTCCAGGTGTAACGAGCCTGTTGTCGCCATGCAAAGATATGGTGGTTCCGTCAACAATCAGAGTCAGTGA
- the LOC105163862 gene encoding peroxisome biogenesis protein 2 isoform X1, with the protein MDRQTLASSSSSTSGTSVNPPPPEDAWYTTYLKLLPQWESVSSSSRVENVCCATGNGGYHFRKLMLARNWVTIPIDISRVNQIDAARLDIEMSAMLKEQLVKVFSLMKPGMLFQYEPELDAFLEFLIWRFSIWVDKPTPGNALMNLRYRDERAVEARGKVRTGLEGPGLTISQKVWYCIATVGGQYIWARLQSFSAFRRWGDTEQRSLARRSWFLLQRIEGFYKAASFGNLLVFLLTGRYRSLIERALRARLVYGSPNMNRSVSFEYMNRQLVWNEFSEMLLLLLPLLNSSSVKNFLRPFSKDKSSNSEGDDALCPICRATPTTPFLALPCQHRYCYYCLRTRCSATMAFRCSRCNEPVVAMQRYGGSVNNQSQ; encoded by the exons ATGGATAGGCAAACCCTAGCTTCATCGTCTTCCTCCACCAGTGGTACTTCTGTCAATCCTCCACCGCCGGAGGATGCTTGGTATACTACTTACCTCAAGCTGCTTCCTCAATGGGAATCTGTTTCCTCCTCTAGCCGG GTGGAGAATGTATGCTGTGCAACAGGTAATGGGGGTTATCATTTTAGGAAGCTGATGTTAGCAAGGAATTGG GTAACAATCCCAATTGATATATCTAGAGTTAATCAAATTGATGCTGCAAGGCTGGACATTGAAATGTCAGCCATGTTGAAAGAACAGCTGGTTAAAGTCTTTTCTTTGATGAAG CCAGGAATGCTATTTCAATATGAACCTGAACTCGAtgcttttcttgaatttcttatATGGAGATTTTCCATCTGGGTTGATAAGCCTACTCCTGGCAATGCTCTCATGAATTTAAGGTATAGGGATGAACGTGCAGTTGAAGCCAGGGGGAAAG TTAGAACGGGATTAGAGGGGCCAGGATTAACTATCTCACAGAAGGTCTGGTATTGTATTGCAACTGTTGGTGGTCAATATATATGGGCCCGTCTTCAGTCGTTCTCTGCTTTCCGAAGATGGGGTGACACAGAACAG CGATCACTAGCTCGTCGAAGTTGGTTTCTATTACAACGAATAGAAGGATTTTACAAGGCTGCATCTTTTGGAAACCTACTCGTATTCCTCTTGACAGGAAG gtATAGGAGTCTTATTGAGAGAGCCTTACGCGCAAGACTTGTCTATGGAAGCCCTAACATGAATCGATCTGTAAGCTTTGAATACATGAATCGGCAGTTGGTGTGGAATGAATTTTCG GAaatgctgctgctgcttcttCCTCTTCTGAATTCATCATCTGTTAAAAATTTTCTCCGCCCATTCTCAAAAGATAAATCGTCAAACTCAGAAGGAGATGACGCTTTATGCCCCATCTGCCGGGCAACTCCAACCACTCCATTTTTAGCTCTCCCGTGTCAGCACAG GTATTGCTACTACTGTCTCCGGACGCGATGTTCTGCGACCATGGCATTCCGGTGCTCCAGGTGTAACGAGCCTGTTGTCGCCATGCAAAGATATGGTGGTTCCGTCAACAATCAGAGTCAGTGA